Proteins encoded within one genomic window of Brassica rapa cultivar Chiifu-401-42 chromosome A09, CAAS_Brap_v3.01, whole genome shotgun sequence:
- the LOC103839393 gene encoding agamous-like MADS-box protein AGL3 yields MGRGKVELKRIENKINRQVTFAKRRNGLLKKAYELSVLCDAEIALLIFSNRGKLYEFCSSPSGMAKTIEKYRKHSYETMDPNQSAKDLQEKYQDYLKLKSRVEILQHSQRHLLGEEIAGMGVNELEQLERQVDASLRQIRSTKARFMLDQLSDLKTKEEMLLETNRDLKRKLEENDATVTQSLWGASSFAEHSQQQQQQQGMSSYQTNLPTQEVGFFKPLQGNVAWQMSHYNPGVTNASDSATTSQNVINGFFPGWTV; encoded by the exons ATGGGAAGAGGGAAAGTGGAGCTGAAGAGGATAGAGAACAAGATCAACAGGCAAGTTACTTTTGCAAAGAGAAGGAACGGTTTACTTAAGAAGGCTTATGAGCTTTCTGTACTTTGTGATGCTGAGATTGCTCTTCTCATTTTCTCTAACCGTGGCAAGCTCTACGAATTTTGCAGCAGCCCTAG TGGTATGGCCAAGACGATTGAGAAGTATAGAAAACATAGTTATGAAACAATGGATCCAAATCAGTCAGCTAAAGACTTGCAG GAAAAGTACCAAGACTACTTGAAACTCAAATCAAGAGTTGAGATCCTTCAACATTCACAAAG GCATTTGCTAGGTGAAGAGATAGCCGGGATGGGAGTGAATGAGCTTGAGCAGCTAGAACGCCAAGTAGATGCATCACTAAGACAAATAAGATCCACAAAG GCTCGGTTTATGCTTGATCAATTATCTGACCTCAAAACAAAG GAGGAAATGCTATTGGAAACTAATAGAGATCTTAAGAGAAAG TTGGAGGAAAACGATGCAACGGTTACTCAATCGCTATGGGGAGCTTCTTCTTTTGCAGAACATTcccaacaacaacagcaacaacaaggCATGAGCTCTTATCAAACAAACCTTCCAACTCAAGAAGTAGGTTTCTTCAAGCCTTTACAAGGCAATGTAGCATGGCAGATGAG TCATTACAATCCTGGTGTGACAAATGCAAGCGACTCTGCAACAACATCCCAGAATGTTATTAATGGATTCTTCCCTGGGTGGACGGTCTGA
- the LOC103839392 gene encoding universal stress protein PHOS32, translated as MGKPAGYWVNKIRTSFKGGSSSSKSSEDGSASGSRKSDSKHRKNQRTEEGNKNAEAGVAQAESGRKVMVVVDTTSQSKNALQWALTHCVQDEDNITLLHVTKTPIGQGADETQRERNSRAHEQVHPLKNLCQLKKPNVKTEIVVVETAEEKGKAIVEESKKQEAGVLVLGQRKRTSKWRVIWKWRTKAGMGGGVVEYCIHNSDCMAIAVRKKSNNGGYLITTKRHKDFWLLA; from the exons ATGGGAAAGCCAGCTGGGTATTGGGTGAATAAGATTAGGACATCCTTCAAAGGAGGATCATCATCGAGCAAATCATCAGAAGATGGAAGTGCTTCTGGTTCTAGAAAGAGCGATTCAAAACATAGGAAGAATCAGAGAACAGAGGAAGGTAATAAGAATGCTGAAGCAGGAGTAGCTCAAGCTGAGAGTGGAAGGAAAGTGATGGTTGTTGTGGACACAACTTCACAATCAAAGAATGCTCTTCAATGGGCACTAACACATTGTGTTCAAGATGAAGACAATATCACTCTCCTTCATGTCACAAAAACACCCATAGGACAAG GTGCAGATGAGACACAAAGGGAGAGAAACTCAAGGGCTCATGAACAAGTTCATCCATTGAAGAACCTTTGTCAACTCAAGAAACCTAAC GTGAAGACGGAGATAGTGGTGGTTGAGACAGCAGAGGAGAAAGGGAAGGCAATAGTAGAGGAATCAAAGAAACAGGAAGCAGGAGTTTTGGTTTTAGGTCAGAGGAAAAGAACTTCGAAGTGGCGTGTGATATGGAAGTGGCGCACGAAAGCAGGAATGGGTGGAGGAGTTGTTGAGTATTGTATTCATAACTCAGATTGTATGGCTATTGCCGTCAGGAAGAAGAGTAACAATGGAGGTTACTTGATCACCACGAAACGTCACAAAGACTTCTGGCTCTTGGCCTGA
- the LOC117128323 gene encoding zinc finger MYM-type protein 1-like, whose amino-acid sequence MCMSQWMELEMRLQKNQTIDKCVQEEIEKEKNYWRELLLRLFSVVEYLAKSNIAFRGSNDKIGQENNGNFLGNIEMIGKFDPVMREHIRRITKGETRYHYLSYKIQNELIGMLSSEIKFIIIKKIKEAKFFSVILDCTPDISHKEQMSLIIRCVDISVSPVQIEEFFLTFLEVEDKSGKGIFELLCDTLVGLKLDINDVRGQGYDNGSNMKGKNKGVQKRLLDINPRAFYTPCGCHNLNLAICDIAKSSDKAMSFFGIIQRLYNFFQPSTTRWEMYRKMVGGFTLKPLSDTRWESHLESVKAIRFKAPEIRDVLLYFAENSEDPGARSDAECLAISETHGIGGFEFLFGLVIWYDVLFAVNTVSKMLQSEDIDIDDAIAQLKGLVSFFQKYREMGFQEAKAEASKIAIAMDIEPMFNKRNKRLIKRKTHFDEERDKGDDVCQVLSVEDDFRINYFFKMMDQAIVSFQTRLEQFKEYENIFGFLFSLRKLNSTSDDILKSKCSNLEAFLKHGADSDIDGNDLFMEIKIFREVLPKTFKKNVEVLDYLKRMKDSYPSIWIAYRIMLTIPVSVASAERSFSKLKLIKSYLQSTMSQERLNGLAMLSIEKALIQNLNYESLMNDFAEKTARRVIFQNR is encoded by the coding sequence ATGTGTATGAGCCAGTGGATGGAACTAGAGATGAGGCTGCAAAAGAATCAGACAATTGATAAGTGTGTCCAAGaggaaatcgaaaaagagaagAATTATTGGAGGGAGCTTTTACTGAGATTATTTTCAGTGGTGGAGTATTTGGCTAAGAGTAATATAGCATTCCGGGGATCTAATGACAAAATTGGCCAAGAGAACAATGGAAATTTTCTGGGGAATATTGAGATGATTGGTAAATTTGATCCTGTAATGAGGGAGCACATCAGGCGAATCACCAAAGGAGAAACCCGATACCATTATCTCAGCTACAAAATTCAGAATGAGTTGATTGGAATGTTGAGTTCTGAAATCAAGTTTATAATCATTAAGAAGATTAAAGAGGCAAAATTCTTCTCGGTTATTCTTGATTGTACTCCAGATATCAGCCACAAAGAGCAAATGTCTCTCATTATTCGATGTGTGGATATATCAGTGAGTCCAGTTCAGATTGAAGAATTTTTTCTTACCTTTCTCGAAGTTGAAGATAAATCAGGAAAAGGGATTTTTGAGCTATTATGTGATACACTGGTTGGTTTGAAGTTGGATATTAATGATGTTAGGGGACAAGGTTATGACAATGGATCCAACATGAAAGGAAAAAACAAAGGAGTGCAGAAGAGATTGTTGGATATCAATCCGAGAGCATTTTATACACCATGTGGTTGTCATAATCTGAACTTGGCTATTTGTGATATTGCTAAATCTTCTGATAAAGCGATGTCTTTCTTTGGGATTATCCAgcgtttatataattttttccaaCCTTCTACGACTAGGTGGGAGATGTACAGAAAAATGGTGGGAGGTTTCACGCTTAAACCGCTATCAGATACGCGATGGGAAAGTCACCTCGAAAGCGTTAAGGCTATACGTTTTAAAGCTCCAGAAATCAGAGATGTCTTACTTTACTTTGCAGAAAACAGTGAGGATCCAGGAGCACGGAGTGATGCTGAATGTCTTGCGATAAGTGAAACACATGGAATTGGAGGGTTTGAGTTCTTGTTTGGTCTGGTTATATGGTATGATGTTCTGTTTGCTGTTAATACTGTGAGCAAGATGCTACAGTCTGAAGATATTGATATCGATGATGCCATTGCTCAGCTAAAGGGGTTAGTTTCTTTTTTCCAAAAGTATAGAGAAATGGGATTTCAAGAAGCAAAAGCTGAAGCTTCAAAAATTGCCATTGCTATGGATATTGAACCCATGTTTAACAAGAGGAACAAGCGCCTTATTAAAAGGAAAACTCATTTTGATGAAGAGCGAGACAAAGGTGATGATGTTTGTCAGGTTCTAAGTGTGGAGGATGATTTcagaatcaattattttttcaaaatgatgGACCAGGCTATTGTTTCTTTCCAAACAAGGTTAGAACAATTTAAAgagtatgaaaatatttttgggtTTTTGTTCAGTCTACGAAAGCTCAACTCAACAAGCGATGATATTTTGAAGAGTAAATGTTCTAACCTTGAAGCTTTTCTTAAGCATGGAGCAGATTCTGATATTGATGGGAATGATTTGTTCATggaaatcaaaattttcagagaAGTTTTGCCAAAGACTTTCAAGAAGAATGTAGAAGTGCTGGATTATTTGAAGAGAATGAAGGATAGCTATCCGAGTATATGGATTGCTTACAGGATAATGCTCACCATTCCTGTTTCAGTTGCTTCAGCTGAAAGAAGTTTTTCTAAGTTGAAGTTGATAAAGTCTTATCTACAATCTACTATGTCACAGGAAAGGTTAAACGGATTGGCTATGTTATCGATCGAGAAAGCTTTAATTCAAAATCTCAATTATGAAAGTTTGATGAATGATTTTGCTGAAAAAACTGCTAGAAGAGTTATTTTTCAAAATCGGTAG
- the LOC103839678 gene encoding zinc finger MYM-type protein 5, whose protein sequence is MSASRIYLSGAKKRAKKRRVEELVKSQSGSLLKYFKKPASLGTDEDHEVDGTSEDSSETGEVDGSEPDDEVDGVRTGYGNHDQEENRDRAEIDDEDVNSNAADEHFKEDDSAFDLMDPGNWRKIDQKLRDYLVEKGPLPPPSEDYIFPKNESGRHFSHRNYKRIMKNGDMQHRRWLVYSTTFDKIYCFCCKLFTR, encoded by the coding sequence ATGAGTGCATCAAGAATATACCTTTCTGGAGCTAAGAAAAGAGCAAAGAAAAGAAGAGTAGAAGAACTAGTGAAGTCTCAGTCAGGTTCTCTGTTAAAGTATTTTAAGAAACCAGCATCGCTTGGAACTGATGAGGACCATGAGGTTGATGGAACTAGTGAGGATAGTAGTGAAACTGGTGAGGTTGATGGATCTGAACCAGATGATGAGGTTGATGGGGTTAGAACTGGATATGGAAACCATGATCAAGAAGAGAATAGGGATAGAGCTGagatagatgatgaagatgTCAACTCAAATGCAGCGGACGAGCATTTTAAAGAAGATGATTCAGCCTTTGATCTTATGGATCCTGGAAATTGGAGAAAAATTGACCAGAAGTTAAGAGATTATTTGGTTGAGAAAGGTCCTCTCCCACCACCATCTGAAGATTATATTTTCCCCAAAAATGAAAGTGGTAGACACTTTTCACATAGAAATTACAAAAGGATCATGAAGAATGGAGATATGCAGCACCGGCGTTGGTTAGTTTATTCAACAACATTCGACAAGATCTATTGTTTTTGTTGCAAGTTGTTCACCCGTTAG